Proteins encoded together in one Citromicrobium bathyomarinum window:
- a CDS encoding type II and III secretion system protein family protein, which yields MNATTSTASRPAGKRTRPRLRPMLLGAALCAAPLSIVPTMADAQSVVRPTQDIVLSIGKGELINVPGSMADVFIANDSIADIQVKSQRQLYLFGKSGGETTVYASNAAGDVIWAANVRVGSNIGSLDQMLALAMPQAKISVATMGSNTVLLTGTVANPEDAAEAERLVSAFLGDETNVIARLTTATPLQVNLQVRFAEVSRSLVRAIGANLLSSDATNGFQFGVTRGRNFAPQYTPGGPVGVGVTGGSDGSTVITGNGTGATIAGLGSLFGMDLAAALDLAETNGLVSTLSQPNLTALSGETADFLAGGEFPIPISQGLGATSVEYRNYGVKLTYTPTVLANGRISIRVSPEVSELSSQGAVSLDGVQIPALITRRASTTVELGSGQSFMIAGLMTNNSQSTIDKAPGLGDVPILGNLFRSNSFRKGETELVIVITPYLVKPVDGNDIRLPTDGYNSPDTLSQLGFKETVPQGGVPDRPGPTTSDRQSRGPQISQGQQPGPQRAEKPRERQRSASAAPGFSLND from the coding sequence ATGAACGCCACCACAAGCACTGCATCGCGCCCCGCAGGCAAACGGACGCGGCCTCGGCTGCGGCCCATGCTGCTCGGTGCCGCGCTGTGCGCCGCACCGCTTTCGATCGTCCCGACGATGGCCGACGCACAATCCGTCGTCCGCCCGACGCAGGACATCGTCCTGTCGATCGGCAAGGGAGAGCTGATCAACGTGCCCGGATCGATGGCGGATGTGTTCATCGCCAATGATTCGATTGCGGACATTCAGGTCAAGTCGCAGCGCCAGCTCTATCTGTTCGGCAAGTCGGGCGGTGAGACCACCGTCTATGCCAGCAACGCTGCGGGCGATGTGATCTGGGCCGCCAACGTGCGGGTCGGCTCCAATATCGGCAGCCTCGACCAGATGCTTGCGCTCGCAATGCCGCAGGCGAAGATCTCCGTCGCCACGATGGGCAGCAACACCGTGCTGCTGACCGGCACGGTCGCCAACCCGGAAGATGCAGCCGAGGCGGAGCGTCTGGTTTCTGCCTTCCTGGGCGATGAGACCAATGTGATCGCCCGGCTGACCACGGCGACGCCGTTGCAGGTCAACCTTCAGGTCCGCTTCGCAGAGGTCAGCCGTTCGCTGGTCCGCGCGATCGGGGCCAACCTGCTCAGCTCGGATGCCACCAACGGCTTCCAGTTCGGGGTCACCCGCGGGCGAAACTTTGCGCCGCAATACACCCCCGGCGGCCCAGTCGGCGTCGGTGTGACCGGCGGTAGCGACGGCTCTACCGTCATCACCGGCAACGGCACCGGAGCCACCATCGCGGGGCTGGGCAGCCTGTTCGGTATGGACCTCGCTGCAGCGCTCGACCTTGCCGAGACCAACGGCCTCGTCAGCACGCTCTCGCAACCCAACCTGACCGCGCTGTCGGGCGAAACCGCAGATTTTCTGGCTGGCGGCGAATTCCCGATCCCGATCAGCCAGGGGCTCGGCGCGACCTCGGTTGAATATCGCAACTACGGCGTCAAACTGACCTACACGCCCACGGTGCTGGCCAATGGCCGCATCTCGATCCGCGTGTCGCCCGAAGTCAGCGAGCTGTCCTCGCAAGGCGCGGTCTCGCTCGACGGGGTGCAGATCCCCGCGCTGATCACCCGCCGCGCATCGACCACGGTCGAGCTTGGTTCGGGCCAGAGCTTCATGATCGCCGGGCTGATGACCAACAATTCCCAGAGCACGATCGACAAGGCGCCGGGCCTGGGCGACGTTCCGATCCTGGGCAACCTGTTCCGCTCCAACAGCTTCCGCAAGGGCGAGACCGAACTGGTCATCGTCATCACCCCCTATCTGGTGAAGCCGGTCGACGGCAACGACATCCGCCTGCCGACCGATGGCTACAACAGCCCCGACACGCTCAGCCAGCTGGGCTTCAAGGAAACCGTCCCGCAGGGCGGCGTGCCCGATCGCCCCGGCCCCACCACCAGCGACCGGCAGTCACGCGGGCCGCAGATCTCGCAAGGGCAGCAGCCCGGTCCGCAGCGCGCCGAAAAGCCGCGCGAGCGGCAGCGCAGTGCGTCTGCCGCGCCGGGCTTCAGCCTGAACGATTGA
- the cpaB gene encoding Flp pilus assembly protein CpaB: MDRKKLVLLLAALVIAAGTAFIARSMFAGASAPEVAAATGPVEPTGPRVLVAQRSLPVGTIITQDAISYQAWPQELVRDAYFIDGEADVSKLLGTVVRYQITAGEPVTQGALVAPGDRGFLAAALGPGMRAITVPVNAQTSVAGFVFPGDRVDLMMTHETEGVKATETILRNLRVLATDQSTSQNTVDGQTVVNGFSTVTLEVTPKIAEKIAVAQTVGTLSLSLRSIADNSTDLERALASGDIAIPDDATPEEEARLLARARNMPSDTGASFVTGADVSRFERRVPQPQNNGGSAPQVAAGPVAVPDGTPVGPPVFSGPVVRVMRGQESTAVPAGKTGTVKTDTAQTSQLRRD; the protein is encoded by the coding sequence ATGGATAGGAAGAAGCTGGTTCTGCTGCTGGCGGCACTGGTCATCGCAGCGGGCACAGCGTTCATCGCGCGCAGCATGTTTGCCGGCGCGTCCGCCCCGGAAGTGGCTGCGGCAACCGGCCCGGTGGAGCCGACGGGCCCGCGCGTGCTGGTCGCCCAGCGCAGCCTGCCGGTCGGCACGATCATCACTCAGGATGCGATCAGCTATCAGGCCTGGCCCCAGGAACTGGTCCGCGACGCCTATTTCATCGACGGCGAGGCCGACGTGTCCAAACTGCTGGGCACCGTGGTACGCTACCAGATCACCGCCGGCGAACCGGTCACCCAGGGCGCGCTGGTCGCGCCGGGCGATCGCGGCTTCCTGGCCGCAGCGCTTGGCCCCGGCATGCGCGCAATCACCGTGCCGGTGAACGCCCAGACCAGTGTCGCAGGCTTCGTCTTCCCCGGCGACCGGGTCGATCTGATGATGACCCACGAGACCGAAGGCGTGAAAGCCACCGAAACCATTTTGCGCAATCTGCGCGTACTCGCGACCGACCAGTCGACCTCGCAGAACACGGTGGACGGCCAGACGGTGGTCAACGGCTTCAGCACCGTCACTCTGGAGGTGACGCCCAAGATCGCCGAAAAGATCGCGGTCGCGCAGACCGTCGGCACGCTCAGCCTCTCGCTGCGCTCGATCGCGGACAACAGCACCGATCTGGAGCGTGCGCTGGCTTCGGGTGACATCGCCATCCCCGACGATGCGACGCCCGAAGAAGAAGCGCGCCTGCTCGCCCGTGCACGCAACATGCCCAGCGACACGGGCGCCTCTTTCGTCACCGGCGCCGACGTCTCGCGCTTTGAGCGGCGCGTTCCGCAACCGCAGAACAACGGTGGATCTGCCCCGCAGGTCGCTGCCGGGCCGGTTGCCGTGCCCGATGGCACTCCCGTCGGACCACCCGTTTTCAGCGGCCCCGTCGTGCGCGTGATGCGCGGACAGGAAAGCACCGCCGTGCCCGCCGGCAAGACCGGCACGGTCAAGACGGATACCGCGCAGACCAGCCAGCTCAGGCGGGACTGA
- a CDS encoding prepilin peptidase — translation MLSDYLHYALLIALAIALVTAAITDLRSRRIANWLTGGVALGAPLFWWASSLSLWPGVALQFAVAVAAFAILAVLFALRAMGGGDVKLLTALALWIAPLPFLQLVFVMAILGGVLTLAFGAWHIMRRRKERLAIPYGVAISAAGLWILSVHYFPAAGAAIGLTA, via the coding sequence ATGCTGAGCGACTATCTGCACTATGCACTGCTGATTGCACTGGCAATCGCGCTGGTCACGGCCGCGATCACCGATCTCAGATCGCGCAGGATCGCCAACTGGCTGACCGGCGGGGTTGCGCTGGGCGCGCCGCTGTTCTGGTGGGCCAGCAGCCTCTCGCTGTGGCCCGGCGTGGCGTTGCAATTCGCGGTCGCGGTGGCGGCCTTCGCGATCCTCGCCGTGCTGTTCGCGCTGCGTGCGATGGGCGGCGGCGATGTGAAGCTGCTGACCGCGCTCGCGCTGTGGATCGCCCCGCTTCCCTTCCTGCAACTGGTGTTCGTGATGGCGATCCTCGGCGGTGTGCTGACACTGGCGTTCGGCGCGTGGCACATCATGCGCCGCCGCAAGGAGCGGCTGGCGATCCCCTATGGCGTGGCGATCTCCGCTGCCGGCCTGTGGATCCTGAGCGTCCATTACTTCCCCGCTGCCGGTGCAGCGATCGGCCTAACCGCCTGA
- a CDS encoding alpha/beta hydrolase: MSPEPSPSFDRRAIPDAASESHWETADGARIRRIDWPVAAETARGSILFMPGRGDHYEKYLETLDEWAREGWHVTASDWRGQGISGRLGKDGLTGHIDDFGIWTADLAVLWDKWVAETPGPHVLIGHSMGGHLVLRALVEGRATPDAAVLSAPMLGLVGTPGPLWLLSAVSKGMARLRGPRQPAWKTSEKPGALPEDRGALLTHDPDRYADELWWRNARPDVAMGPASWGWVAAAIASMRVIEAKGALERVDTPVLLFGTTNDQLVAWDAIARAAARLPFAELLQFGDEAHHEIFREVDEIRGRAMDGIADFLDRKAPRKS, encoded by the coding sequence ATGTCGCCAGAACCGAGCCCATCCTTCGATCGCCGCGCCATCCCCGACGCCGCGAGTGAGAGCCACTGGGAAACCGCCGATGGCGCAAGGATTCGCCGGATCGACTGGCCGGTTGCGGCGGAAACTGCGCGGGGATCGATCCTGTTCATGCCCGGACGCGGCGATCACTACGAGAAATACCTCGAAACGCTGGACGAGTGGGCGCGCGAGGGCTGGCACGTCACCGCCAGCGACTGGCGCGGGCAGGGCATCTCGGGCCGTCTCGGCAAGGACGGGTTGACCGGCCATATCGACGATTTCGGCATCTGGACCGCCGATCTGGCGGTGCTGTGGGACAAGTGGGTTGCGGAAACGCCCGGCCCGCATGTGCTGATCGGGCATTCGATGGGCGGGCATCTGGTGCTGCGCGCACTGGTCGAAGGGCGCGCAACACCCGATGCGGCAGTGCTCTCCGCCCCGATGCTCGGCCTGGTCGGCACGCCGGGGCCGCTATGGCTGCTGAGTGCCGTCTCAAAAGGCATGGCGCGGCTGCGCGGTCCGCGCCAACCTGCATGGAAGACGAGCGAGAAGCCCGGCGCACTGCCCGAAGATCGCGGCGCGCTGCTGACCCATGATCCGGATCGCTATGCGGACGAGCTGTGGTGGCGCAACGCGCGGCCCGATGTCGCGATGGGCCCGGCAAGCTGGGGCTGGGTGGCCGCCGCGATCGCTTCGATGCGGGTGATCGAGGCGAAGGGGGCGCTGGAACGGGTCGACACGCCGGTGTTGCTGTTCGGCACCACCAACGACCAGCTGGTCGCGTGGGACGCGATTGCGCGCGCGGCAGCGCGGCTGCCCTTTGCCGAACTGCTGCAATTCGGCGACGAGGCCCATCACGAGATTTTCCGTGAAGTGGATGAGATACGCGGGCGCGCAATGGATGGCATCGCCGACTTTCTCGATCGCAAAGCGCCGCGCAAATCCTAG